The DNA sequence CTCTGTACTCTCAACATATGAGTGTAAACACGCGATTACAGACGTTTAACCTTCACGTTGGAAAATGCCCTTCCACCTTACGGCCAGCAGGGCGAGCTCTTGCGCTACTAAAGCACCGTCAGCGCAAACGCACTGTTGCTTTGGTTATGttcgtttgtttttttcataaacAGAATAACTAAAAAGTAAtccaataaaataatataaagcGGGACTTCTATTTTGTTGGTTTAAATTGATTtgtccattgttttttttttttttctagtgcgGTGAGATGTTGGAACGGGTTCTAGATGTGGGCAGGATGTCGTGCACAACCTTGTTTTTATCGACTTGTTGGTCTGATCACTTGAGGAACAGGAGATCAATCGGCCCTTCAGTTAATAACCAAGCTGGAGATTCAAGGTCATAAAATGGAACAACCAGTTCTGACTTAAAGGAACACTGAGAGTGGAAACTTTCTCTCAGATTTCTTCCCGAATCCAGACCAACATGAGCCTCAACTGGTGGGTATCGTTTCCAACCGACATCTGACTCAACGCTCAGCAGGAGTCCAGGCTGTTGGGCCCACAAATCAATGCGTGCAAGAAGTGAGTGGAGAAATTCAGTCCTTGTGGAGCACGGAGGAAACTGACCCCAGACCTGTGTTTATCTGTCAAGAGAGCGAAACCTTAGACGCTGTAAATGTGGGCGTGTGTCAACCCACAACAATCAtaaaagcagcaaaacaaaagcgTGTGTCCCGGGTTCCGCTCCCACCTGTACACAGGTGGAGGGTGGGAGGGGCAGAGGGGGGGAGCCAACCTACTTTCAGAGCAGCTTCGTCCCTCTGCTGTCCTGCCGTGCCAAAGTTCAGATCAAGAGCCGGGAGAGAAGGCTCTTGGACTGGAGGTCCTGCTGCAGACAAGACAAGGACGCGGTGAGTACAACCTTCGCTATATCGCCGTCTTAACCTGAGCTCAACCCTCAGGTCGCTTTCTTCGTAACTCGAGACGAGGTTTAATCATTGACAACTCAGGTACTAATTTTTTAGGGGTTAATCAttagtttttcagttttaactCCATCTGAAGACTGGAAATTTGGTCAGGAATCTTCAGGAAGAGCAGGTGTCTTTGTCTATATTCTCCCAATCTCCACTGAAGCAGGGAGACATTTGAAGGCCTTACTTCTTACAGATGTCTCTCTCCAGAAGAAGTTCAAACCGTGGTGACCGGTTCGCTGCATGAGTCAGTTCCTTTCCAGTGAAGGTCACTCAGTCAAGGCCGTCCCTTTTCATGGAGCTAAAGTTTAGGTGGGGAGGGATATCAGATCGGTTCCCTCAGGATCTCACCACTCTCAATCTGAGACCGGGGCCCTTGAACAGGAAAGGGGCGGAGGAGAGATCTTTCCCCAGGTAGAGCGTGAatagagagctgagccaaaagacagggCTTCGGATTCACCGGTCAATCTTCGTTCCGACTCATTCCAAACTCAAAAGCTCTGGGTCGAGACGGAAAGAACAAGATGACTTTAGGAATCCCTCAGTCAGAAGCCCAGGACAGGGTGCAGAGGAACATCTCAGTTTGTCTGCAGAAGAGCTGGAGCAGGTGACTCGGAAGAGGGGAGTCTGGGCCTctgtgctccagctgctgcccccatgataCGAGCTCAGATGGATGTCCTAAGACATAGATGTGTGGAGGTGCATCAACGACAGAACCAAGGGTCCGTGTGTAGGAGAGATACCGTTTCCAATAGTTGTGCGGTCATGATCTAAGAGCAGGTATGGAATCCTGTTTTGCTCCTCAGGTTGGATGCTGCAGCACCATGGCCATCAGGAAAGCCGCCGTCCAGCGAAGGATCGTTTCCAAAGACGGTCATAATAATGTGCGCATAGAGAACGTGGAAGGGATGGTCAAGCTGTACCTGCACGACATCTGGACCACGGTGGTGGACATGAAGTGGCGCTACAAGCTCACGCTCTTCGCCTCCACCTTCGTCATGACCTGGTTCATCTTCGGCGTCTTCTTCTACCTGATCGGCTTGGGCAACGGCGACTTCCAGCCGGGGCTGAGCGCCAACTACACGGCCTGCGTCGCCAACGTGCAGACGCTCACCGGCGCCTTCCTCTTCTCGCTGGAGTCGCAGACCACCATCGGCTACGGCTTCCGCTACATCTCGGAGGAATGCCCGCTGGCCATCTTCACGCTGGTGGCCCAGCTGGTCATCACCGGCCTGGCCGAGATCTTCGTCACCGGCGCCTTCCTCGCCAAGCTGGCCCGCCCCAAGAAGAGAGCGGAGACCATCAAGTTCAGCAAGTCGGCGGTGGTGTGTCGGCGGCAAGGCCAGCTGTGTCTGATGCTGCGGGTGGCCAACATGAGGAAGAGCCTGCTGATCCAGTGCCAGCTGACCGGGAAGCTGCTGCACTCCAAGGTGACCCAGGAAGGCGAGAAAACCCAAATCCACCAGAGCTCCGTCGACTTCTTCATCGACTCCAGCGGCGAGTGCTCCTTCCTCATCCTGCCGCTCACCTTCTACCACGTCCTGGACGAGCGCAGCCCGCTCGCCGGCCTCAGCGCCGAAAACCTGCGCAGCCGCGAGTTCGAGCTGCTGGTGACCTTGAACGCCACCATGGAGTCCACCGCCGCCACGTGCCAGAGCCGCACCTCCTACGTTCCCCAGGAGATCCTGTGGGGCTACGAGTTCCAGCCCGTCCTGTTCAGCACCACCGGGGGGCGCTACGTGGCCGACTTCAACTTTTTCGATAAAGTGCAGGTCAGCAACGACGCGGCCCTGGTGAGCAACACcgagaagctgaagctggaggaAGACTTTAAACGCGAGTGAGAAGATGCTCATATCATTATGACCAGGGGGGTGGTGCTCAGCTCCACCATTTTGTTTATGTGTGATACTTTTATATTTCCATGCATGTGAACGTTGCCCGGGGAAACAGGAACATGTTTAGAATGTCACGTGCAAATAAACAGCTGCAACAGCATTTTTCTGGGCGACTGGATTCAAACGCATTAGAGTGAATATGTTGGTCCTGAGGAACATAACTCAGATTGTTGTGTGTCCGAAGGACAGACCTGGCTGGACAGGACGCTCCTGTTGCCGCAACACTGGCTTGTGTTCAAAACAACACTTCTGATCCAGACGTGTTTAACTCCAACACGGGCTGCACAACGTTGCGTACGGGGTCAACAATCCACACATTTGAATTACAGCGCGGTCCAGTCATACGTCAGCAGcacaaacattatgaccacctcagcCACTTCAACAGATCAAACCTTTGGGTTTTCAGTGCCTAGGCATCCTCACGCGTGGACCAGGTCAAGGACTCGATTTACTGACGTGATTCCATGCCACATCTAGAGGCCTGTGCGGACATGCGCACTCTTGACTTGACCAGCAGGGGAGCCCTTCTTCTATTGCTGACGTGACAATAAGCTAATTCATTCAAAGAAATACAATACACTGACACAGATTCTTCTCAGGTTGTAATCTAACTGAAAACACTTTCGTAGGCTGcgttgtaaaaatgttgattaataCCACTGAAACTGtgcatcaaaagtttcaatataaTCCGTTTTCGTGCGGTGTCGGTTTTACTCTGAAAGACGGAAGTGTCAGTcaacagcttttattttggagaaTGTGAGCCAAGACTGCTACCAGCTACACCTTCTCACCCAATATGCGGCCCTTTTGAACGGTGAAGCGCGGGGACAGTTGGTACAGCGAGTCAGGATGAGCGTCGCTCTAGACATCCGCCTGAAAAGAGCCAACAAAGTCTACCATGAAGGGGTGAGTGCGCCGTCTGCGTGAAGCTAACGGCAGCTAGCCTAGCATTTCCTCTGGATGGACGGCACTCGCGATTCATGTGACCCTCAGCTGACGGTTGTTACCGCGCTTCTGCTGCCGAGACAGACCGTAACGTTCCCATGTTTAGACATTTATGTCACTGCCATTTTCGATTTCAAATCGCGCGACCCTGTTGACGGGAGAAGTCACGTGATTGCTGGTCACCTGGCGCTGCAAGTTGTCGTCATTTTGGTTGAAATAGTAGCGCCAACCGTGCAGATATGTGAAAGTAAACTATTGTTATTGAAAGTGTGGCGACTTTGTTGGCATCAGCGAGATGAATCAGGGCTGAGTTGTGATCCTTGATCTCTGGTTTGGGGTCAATAGTTTGACGCTTCAGGTCCAGACCCGGCTCTGACCTCGTGACCTGAGACACACAGCTCCTCAACATGAAAGTGATTGAGTTTGAGACGCGTTTCTGTGCGA is a window from the Synchiropus splendidus isolate RoL2022-P1 chromosome 17, RoL_Sspl_1.0, whole genome shotgun sequence genome containing:
- the kcnj15 gene encoding ATP-sensitive inward rectifier potassium channel 15 → MAIRKAAVQRRIVSKDGHNNVRIENVEGMVKLYLHDIWTTVVDMKWRYKLTLFASTFVMTWFIFGVFFYLIGLGNGDFQPGLSANYTACVANVQTLTGAFLFSLESQTTIGYGFRYISEECPLAIFTLVAQLVITGLAEIFVTGAFLAKLARPKKRAETIKFSKSAVVCRRQGQLCLMLRVANMRKSLLIQCQLTGKLLHSKVTQEGEKTQIHQSSVDFFIDSSGECSFLILPLTFYHVLDERSPLAGLSAENLRSREFELLVTLNATMESTAATCQSRTSYVPQEILWGYEFQPVLFSTTGGRYVADFNFFDKVQVSNDAALVSNTEKLKLEEDFKRE